The sequence GGAATCGCAAAGTGCAATCAGTTTTGTACATATCACTACTAACAATCTCCGCTGCCTTAATCTGAACTATGATTGAGTTACAAGGCTCGATGTAAACTTCAGGCTTCTCAGTTCCACATAAAATATTACAAGGAGGATCTCTTTTATGGTAAGGCTTCCAGTGTTTGGCCAATTTCAAACCAAGATCGTATAGCTCCTTCATAGTGTAACCAGAACCAACACGACAAATAGAATGAAAGACAGATGGTTTTTCACCAGGAGGGGAAGTCTCAGCAACAGCACACAAAAAATGAGACATCATGCCACCACGCAAACCTTTTCCCCAGTAACCACCAATAATTAATAGGTCTAGCTCATCCATGAGCCCATTGACATACTCTGGTTTGATTTTTAACCAGCCTTCCCCACGTTTGTCTGGCTTGTAAAGGGACATAGGATCTTTTATCATGATTCCTTCTTCTCTGTTATCTATTGCTTCATTCAGAGCATCAACTACTTCTTTCCTGGTGCTAGCCTGTGTTTTATGCACTATGTGTATTCTGCCTGTTATTGGTGTAAACAGCTCATTTAGAATCTCATATCTTTTGCTTAGTATCTCGTGACCTAACTTCTGATCATTAACCATTAATACATCAAACACACAAAAGCATGTCTGCAGATCAGAATCATCTACCATTCTTTTTATGTCAAATTTGTTTCCCTTCTGCATAAAAGTTTGTGTATTGGGATTGTAGGCCATCATTTCACCATCAAGAATGCAGTTTTGTATATTACTTTTAAACACATTATGAATAAATGGAGTTAATGAACCTTCGAGGGGAGAAGCACCAAACTGCTGAGTATAATCAAACCCATTACGGGAGAAATACTTGTATACATCTCCATCTTTGTGCATCTGCATACGTTCACCATCTAGTTTAGTTTCTATGTAGAAACTCTGGTGATTCATTTGTTTCTCAATTTGCTGGACATTAGCAATAGCAGCAAGCATAGGTTTAAAGGCTGAAAACAACATGGTGGAAACATCACTGAGTGATACAGAAGGGTCATGCAGCTGTCTGCAAACTTTCTCCAGGTCAGTTGTGACATTGTATAACTCAGTAGCATCAgaatggaaaagggaaaatatggtTTGCTGACTAACACCAAGTTTTAGATCCTTTATAATCATCCGGATCAGCCACTTTTGTTCAAGTGCTGAGCTCTGAGTTATTAACTGAAGAAGATTTTTCTTTACTAGGTCCTTCCTTTTGGTATCATTATTACTAGCAACTGAATCCAGCAGCTCATTCACCTGTTGTATGGTCAGTCTGCCTTGTTTTGGGCACCTCGGTTTCAATACAAAATAGGCAATCATTGCAAAGTCTCCAGCATCTCCATGTGAGCCAGTAGGTGTTCTATAATTTAAAAGTTTTAGGGCATCTTTTCCTTCTTTGGGTAAATTGAGCAGTTCAATATAGAGCTTAGCAAGCATGGTTTCTTTAATTCCATaagccattctctctctttccaatTGCGGAAGAATAAGTCGCATTGCTGGATAAAAAGAGTCTGTGACATCTTTCTCTTTTTTATGAAGAGCATCATGAAATTTCCTCCATGAATCTAAAAATTCCTTAAAATACTTGGTTTTCTCTGGCCGGGATTTACATTTCTGTATTCGTTCTAAAATTGAACATAGATCTGCAAAAGGAACTACTGATGCCACCGATCGTTTAGGGGAAGATTGTGAAGTAGGTGTGGAAGACATCAGGATTCACTTTTTCActataaaaaaagcaaaacaaaaatatttcaagtgAAAGAAAACATACCACCAAATTGCCCTATTTCTCAAAAGAATtaggcacatttttaaaaattacttttgtgTAGAACAATCATTAGATATTGCTACACTTAGTTTAACTACCATCATCATCATAATCTATATTACAACACCACCCCATAAccccaactgaaatcagggcccccttgtgctagactctgtggggaaaaaaatatatatagatatatacacacagtaaatCCCTGAAGAGAATACATTTTACATTGATAATACAGTGAAAAGATggaaaaaggaaatattatccTATTTTTACTGATGGGCATCAGGAGATTACAGGTAAAATGTTtgaaagtgcctaagtgatttaatATCATAAGTGCCTTTATCAAAAGTTACTAAGGCTTGGTCTATACCTAAAAcataggtcaacatagctacatcgctcagggctaTCAAAAAATTTCATGCTCTCTTTGACATAGTTAGAATGACCTAACTCCCACTGCAGaagcagctaggttgatggaagaatttttccatcaacctaccTACCACCTCTCGAGAGGGAGAATTTCCTACAGCAATAGAAAAACCTCTCATGACACTGAAGTGAGTGTCAACACTACAGCGGTATAACTGCAGCATTTACAGCTGTGCTGCCATtgcacttgtagtgtagacatatcctgaggcACTTAGGAACATAAGTCCCATTAACCAAGGACAtacagaagtctgtggcagacctCCAAATTGATCCAAGATCTCTTACCACCCAGCCTTAGCCCCAAACCATCCTCTCTTCTATCCAGACTCCCGTACTTGAGAGGAAATCTTGTATCATATAATAGGACTATCACATTGAATCATTTCTTATTTTCAATTAAACTGAGGTATCAGATGGTTCAAGGGACAGTAATGGATTACACAGTCTTACATCTCTGTGACAGATTTAAATATAGTGCAGTTCAGTAGTACATGATTAGA is a genomic window of Lepidochelys kempii isolate rLepKem1 chromosome 1, rLepKem1.hap2, whole genome shotgun sequence containing:
- the LIG4 gene encoding DNA ligase 4; the encoded protein is MSSTPTSQSSPKRSVASVVPFADLCSILERIQKCKSRPEKTKYFKEFLDSWRKFHDALHKKEKDVTDSFYPAMRLILPQLERERMAYGIKETMLAKLYIELLNLPKEGKDALKLLNYRTPTGSHGDAGDFAMIAYFVLKPRCPKQGRLTIQQVNELLDSVASNNDTKRKDLVKKNLLQLITQSSALEQKWLIRMIIKDLKLGVSQQTIFSLFHSDATELYNVTTDLEKVCRQLHDPSVSLSDVSTMLFSAFKPMLAAIANVQQIEKQMNHQSFYIETKLDGERMQMHKDGDVYKYFSRNGFDYTQQFGASPLEGSLTPFIHNVFKSNIQNCILDGEMMAYNPNTQTFMQKGNKFDIKRMVDDSDLQTCFCVFDVLMVNDQKLGHEILSKRYEILNELFTPITGRIHIVHKTQASTRKEVVDALNEAIDNREEGIMIKDPMSLYKPDKRGEGWLKIKPEYVNGLMDELDLLIIGGYWGKGLRGGMMSHFLCAVAETSPPGEKPSVFHSICRVGSGYTMKELYDLGLKLAKHWKPYHKRDPPCNILCGTEKPEVYIEPCNSIIVQIKAAEIVSSDMYKTDCTLRFPRIEKIREDKEWHECMTLDFLEQLRGKASGKLASKHLDVGDDEPQEKKRKTVPKVKKIIGIMDHFKAPDLSNVNKISNIFEDLEFCVMTGTENHSKSELESKIAESGGNVVQNPGPDTYCVIAGIENVRVKNIISSNKHDVVRAEWLLQCFEAKIFVPWQPAVMIHMSPDTKQHFACEYDCYGDSYTADTEVTQLKEVFSRINNKNDEKIPLDMIADLEERYLWNSSPLSMFRQNTIYLDLYAVVNDPSTKTHGTMLSIRALELRFHGAEIVSQLKEGVSHVIMGEDHTHVKEIKTLRRTFEKKFKILSERWVTESIKEGKLQNENPYLI